A single Henriciella sp. AS95 DNA region contains:
- a CDS encoding OmpA family protein — MKKTLMCATAAAAIASAGNVAVAEDGWYGRADLGYTFDGTLDQDPEANSLYSMGGDSDVGDGLLGADIGLGYGFANGFRLESTFGFRGGELDPGNVVNGGPAVDTPPVYYQQGGSGKASIYDLMFNGLYDFDQGGALVPYVGAGIGMAKVDMKATTLRAGVTTGGGVQTYDANGFSDDTTAVAYQLLAGLGYEISEQLTLDMGYKYFVTENLDLDGRDFNGAPVQYDGTYTDHTVTVGLRYQFAAPTPPPPPPPPPPPPPPPPPPPPPPPPPPEAPTEAPVAECSTLNQAFVVYFEWDRSDLTSQASAVIDQAVANIRARQDCAPGSVTIVGHTDTSGASAYNARLSQRRAASVATALTSRGIASDMITTEGRGENDLAKATRDGVREPLNRRSEVTIIVR, encoded by the coding sequence ATGAAAAAAACTCTGATGTGCGCGACAGCCGCGGCCGCTATTGCGTCTGCTGGTAATGTTGCAGTGGCTGAGGACGGCTGGTATGGCCGTGCCGATCTTGGCTACACTTTTGATGGAACTCTGGATCAGGATCCAGAGGCCAACAGCCTTTATTCAATGGGCGGTGATTCCGATGTAGGCGACGGCCTGCTGGGCGCCGACATTGGTCTTGGCTATGGTTTTGCCAATGGCTTCCGTCTTGAATCCACCTTCGGTTTCCGTGGTGGTGAACTCGATCCTGGTAATGTCGTAAACGGCGGCCCAGCTGTCGATACGCCTCCTGTCTACTACCAACAAGGCGGTAGCGGCAAAGCGTCAATCTACGACCTGATGTTCAACGGTCTTTACGACTTCGATCAGGGCGGCGCTCTGGTGCCATACGTTGGTGCTGGTATCGGTATGGCCAAGGTCGACATGAAAGCCACGACGCTCCGTGCAGGTGTTACCACCGGCGGCGGCGTTCAGACCTATGATGCGAACGGCTTCAGCGACGACACGACTGCTGTCGCTTACCAACTGCTCGCTGGTCTTGGTTATGAAATCTCTGAACAGCTGACCCTCGACATGGGTTACAAGTACTTCGTCACCGAAAATCTCGACCTCGACGGTCGCGACTTCAACGGTGCGCCTGTTCAGTATGACGGAACCTACACCGATCACACTGTGACGGTTGGTCTGCGGTACCAGTTTGCGGCTCCTACGCCGCCACCTCCACCGCCACCACCACCGCCTCCACCACCACCGCCACCACCGCCTCCTCCGCCGCCTCCACCACCACCGGAAGCGCCGACGGAAGCTCCAGTGGCAGAGTGCTCCACGCTCAACCAAGCCTTCGTGGTTTACTTCGAGTGGGATCGCTCCGATCTGACGAGCCAGGCTTCCGCAGTTATCGACCAGGCGGTTGCTAACATCCGTGCCCGTCAGGACTGTGCTCCAGGTTCTGTGACCATCGTTGGTCACACCGATACCTCCGGTGCATCGGCCTACAACGCACGCCTGTCGCAGCGTCGTGCAGCTTCGGTTGCTACCGCTCTCACGAGCCGTGGTATCGCATCTGACATGATCACCACGGAAGGCCGCGGTGAGAACGATCTCGCCAAAGCGACCCGTGACGGTGTTCGCGAGCCTCTGAACCGTCGTTCGGAAGTTACGATCATCGTTCGCTAA
- a CDS encoding NAD(P)/FAD-dependent oxidoreductase, with protein MSNPDFDVLIVGAGLSGIGAAYHLQEKCPGKSYAILEGRDAIGGTWDIFRYPGIRSDSDMHTLGYNFKPWEERKAIADGPSILKYVRDTAVENGIDKRIRYNHLVRKVSWDSPSATWTVESEDAKTGATHTLTCRFLYMCSGYYSYEGGYKPDFPGEDSFKGTIVHPQKWPEDLDYKDKKVVVIGSGATAVTLVPEMAKDAAHVTMLQRSPTYVVSRPAEDAMANRLRSFLPSKLAYGLTRWRNVLFQMFFYNLARKKPEKTKDRIIGMAKAELGPDFDVDTHFTPAYNPWDQRLCLVPDSDLFLSLKEGSSSVVTDHIETFTETGIKLKSGETLDADIIVSATGLQLVFLGGVDVVVDGEAVKASDIHGYRGVMFETIPNLASTFGYTNASWTLKADLTADFVTRLLKYMDRQRFVEVRPVAEGEIGEEPWLDFSSGYVTRVMDQFPKQGRELPWKLHQNYVKDIFLLRHANLNDGVLKFRAVDEAPETGQGESQEVVAAE; from the coding sequence ATGAGCAACCCCGATTTTGATGTCCTGATCGTCGGCGCCGGCCTGTCCGGTATTGGCGCCGCTTATCACTTGCAGGAGAAATGCCCTGGCAAGTCCTATGCAATCCTGGAAGGGCGCGATGCGATAGGCGGAACCTGGGATATCTTCCGCTATCCCGGCATACGCTCAGACAGCGACATGCATACGCTCGGCTACAACTTCAAACCGTGGGAAGAGCGCAAGGCGATCGCGGATGGCCCGTCCATCCTGAAATACGTGCGCGACACTGCCGTCGAGAACGGCATCGACAAGCGCATCCGGTACAACCACCTCGTCCGCAAAGTCAGCTGGGATTCGCCGTCCGCGACATGGACTGTCGAATCAGAAGACGCGAAAACGGGCGCGACTCACACCCTGACCTGCCGCTTTCTCTATATGTGCTCGGGCTATTACTCCTACGAAGGTGGGTACAAGCCGGACTTCCCTGGAGAAGACTCATTCAAGGGCACAATTGTTCATCCGCAAAAATGGCCAGAGGATCTCGACTACAAGGACAAGAAGGTTGTGGTCATCGGTTCTGGTGCGACGGCGGTGACACTGGTGCCCGAGATGGCGAAGGACGCGGCGCATGTCACCATGTTGCAGCGCTCCCCCACCTATGTAGTGTCGCGGCCCGCCGAAGATGCCATGGCGAATCGTTTGCGCTCCTTCCTGCCGTCGAAGTTGGCCTATGGGCTCACGCGGTGGCGCAACGTCTTGTTTCAGATGTTTTTTTACAATCTCGCGCGCAAAAAACCTGAAAAGACGAAGGACCGTATCATTGGCATGGCCAAGGCTGAACTCGGTCCGGACTTCGATGTCGATACGCATTTCACGCCTGCCTATAATCCCTGGGACCAGCGGCTCTGTCTCGTCCCAGACAGTGACCTGTTCCTGTCTTTAAAGGAAGGCAGCTCATCGGTTGTTACCGATCATATTGAGACGTTTACCGAGACTGGCATCAAACTGAAATCAGGTGAGACGCTCGACGCCGATATCATTGTTTCGGCGACGGGGCTTCAACTCGTCTTTCTCGGGGGAGTGGACGTCGTCGTGGATGGCGAAGCTGTAAAAGCGTCCGACATTCACGGATATCGCGGCGTCATGTTCGAGACTATTCCGAATCTCGCTTCAACCTTCGGGTACACCAACGCGTCCTGGACGCTGAAGGCGGATCTTACTGCTGATTTTGTGACGAGACTTCTCAAATACATGGACCGGCAACGATTTGTCGAAGTGCGCCCGGTCGCTGAAGGCGAAATTGGCGAAGAGCCCTGGCTGGATTTCTCGTCTGGCTACGTCACACGCGTCATGGACCAATTCCCGAAACAGGGGCGTGAGCTGCCGTGGAAGCTCCACCAGAACTATGTGAAGGATATTTTCCTGCTCCGGCATGCCAATCTCAATGATGGCGTGCTGAAATTTCGTGCAGTCGATGAAGCGCCCGAAACCGGGCAGGGCGAATCACAGGAGGTCGTGGCCGCGGAGTAG
- a CDS encoding efflux transporter outer membrane subunit, translating to MSKKPMILSASLATAMLSLSACMTVTEPYERPEAPIPQALPVIDEAGAEVQPLVWQNVYLSDDLRNLVNLALDENRDLRIAAANVQLARARYGITQAQRLPTLSASGSLTEGGTFDSGPAVGGFGDSATAQLGVTAYELDLFGRVASLNEAALQSYFASEEGERAAKIAIAATVGEIWMQLAADKALLALAEDTVEVQSESLGLTDELFQAGVATQLDVRRASASVETARAQAAQFAARVEQDLNALRLVVGTDLPQSTYSSAQLTPSPLVDDVPVGQSSLVLLKRPDVQSAERQLLAANANVGAARAAFFPSISLTGRVGYASSDLSDLFDGSAGYSFGPSISLPIFDGGARQSNLEVTQAQRDVALASYEQAIQLAFRDTADALAIARTIDERVDALSRLVDDTEVTLNLSQERFQVGVDDYLSVLDSQQLYYNARQQLIQAELTRNLNVIALYRALGAWPEA from the coding sequence ATGAGCAAGAAACCCATGATCCTTTCGGCCAGCCTGGCGACAGCCATGCTTAGCCTCAGTGCCTGTATGACGGTGACAGAGCCGTATGAGCGCCCGGAGGCTCCGATTCCGCAAGCTCTGCCCGTCATCGACGAAGCGGGCGCGGAAGTTCAGCCGCTTGTCTGGCAGAACGTCTATCTATCCGACGACCTCAGAAATCTGGTCAACCTGGCGCTGGATGAAAACCGTGACCTGCGCATTGCCGCAGCGAATGTGCAGCTGGCGCGGGCCCGCTATGGCATCACGCAGGCTCAGCGCCTGCCAACGCTCAGCGCGTCCGGCAGCCTTACTGAAGGCGGCACTTTCGATAGCGGGCCTGCCGTCGGCGGGTTCGGTGACAGCGCGACTGCGCAGCTGGGGGTCACGGCTTACGAGCTGGACCTGTTTGGCCGCGTCGCAAGCCTGAATGAAGCGGCTCTGCAGTCCTACTTCGCGAGCGAAGAAGGCGAACGCGCAGCCAAGATCGCCATTGCAGCGACCGTTGGCGAAATCTGGATGCAGCTTGCCGCGGACAAGGCGCTTCTGGCGCTGGCTGAAGACACAGTTGAAGTGCAGTCAGAATCGCTCGGGCTGACCGATGAATTGTTCCAGGCCGGTGTGGCGACCCAGCTCGATGTGCGCCGTGCGTCGGCAAGTGTTGAGACAGCGCGTGCGCAAGCGGCACAGTTTGCCGCTCGGGTCGAACAGGACCTGAATGCTCTGCGCCTGGTGGTCGGGACGGATCTGCCACAGAGCACCTATTCGTCGGCGCAGCTTACGCCGTCTCCGCTTGTTGATGATGTGCCTGTCGGCCAATCCTCGCTTGTGCTGCTGAAGCGCCCTGATGTGCAATCCGCAGAACGCCAACTATTGGCGGCGAATGCGAATGTCGGGGCGGCGCGAGCTGCCTTCTTCCCGTCGATCTCGCTGACCGGACGGGTCGGTTACGCAAGTTCTGATTTGTCTGACTTGTTTGATGGCTCGGCCGGCTACAGTTTTGGTCCGTCGATCTCACTTCCGATCTTTGATGGCGGCGCTCGCCAGTCCAACCTTGAGGTCACTCAGGCGCAACGCGATGTGGCACTGGCCTCCTATGAACAGGCCATTCAACTCGCCTTCCGAGATACGGCAGACGCGCTTGCCATTGCCCGCACCATTGATGAACGCGTCGACGCCTTGTCACGTCTTGTGGATGATACCGAAGTCACGCTGAACCTGTCGCAGGAGCGGTTCCAGGTCGGCGTCGATGATTATCTGTCGGTTCTCGATTCCCAGCAGCTTTATTATAATGCGCGTCAGCAACTCATTCAGGCGGAGTTGACGAGAAACCTCAATGTCATCGCGCTTTACCGCGCGCTGGGTGCGTGGCCCGAAGCCTAA
- a CDS encoding efflux RND transporter permease subunit has protein sequence MANFFISRPVFAWVIAIVIMLAGVMSLRALPVSQYPDIAPTTISVAAIYPGASAKAVEDSVTQVIEQQMTGLDGLDYISSSSSSSGEASITLTFETGTDPDIAQVQVQNKLSLATPLLPEPVQRQGVTVNKASAGFLLITSLYSPDGTYDQTDLGDYIRSNMYDTIGRIDGVGQVQLFGSQYAMRIWLDPDKMTQFDLVPGDVINAIRAQNTQVSAGSLGGAPAVEGQEINATVTLQSLLSTPEEFRNLLLRTTPEGGSVRIGDVAEVELGAELYSFTSKFNGYPASGFAVSLATGANALDTAEAVKAEVDRIAADFPEGIEFAFPVDSTPFIETSIHEVQKTLMEAVVLVFLVIFVFLQSLRASFIPMVAVPVVLLGVMTVLFVLGFSINTLTMFAMVLAIGLIVDDAIVVVENVERVMEEDGLGPVEATRKSMGQITGALIGIVVVLSAVFIPMAFFPGSAGLIYRQFSVTIVSAMALSLVIALILSPALCATILKKPNHDKKQGFLAKPAVWFNNGFDRLRDGYGSVVDRILRRRWIFAGVFAVIVAVMAFGFVRLPTSFLPQEDQGRVISLVQLPPGSSMERTAEVLSDLNDYYHDTHEDSIDGIFTLAGFSFAGRGQNNGIAFAALNDWSERTGPGQSASAIAGAATGYFSQNTDAQIFAIVPPPIQELGNASGFDMYLQDTGGAGHDALIQAQGQLLGMASQQPELVGVRPNGLADGPQFNINIDYQKAQAFGVDTSNITSLLSTAFGGTYVNDFIDRGRIKRVYVQGEATDRMQPDDLGQWYVRNQTGQMAPLEEFVTSEWTFGSPQLQRYNGFPALNVQGGPAPGVSSGVAMGKMEELVGQLQPGISMEWTGISKQEREAGNQATLLYIISLLFVFLCLAALYESWTVPVAVLLTAPLGVAGAVLAAHLRGLDNDVFFQVALLTTVGLASKNAILIIEFARNLEKQGIGLIKAVEEAVRMRLRPILMTSFAFGFGVLPLAISSGAGAAGRQAIGTAVLGGLIVSVVFGLLFAPLFYVMIRKLTGEKPLGRQTGEEASA, from the coding sequence ATGGCAAATTTCTTCATTAGCCGCCCGGTCTTTGCCTGGGTGATTGCAATCGTCATCATGTTGGCGGGCGTCATGTCGCTCCGCGCCCTTCCGGTGTCGCAATATCCAGACATCGCACCCACAACGATTTCCGTTGCGGCCATTTATCCGGGGGCGTCGGCCAAGGCGGTCGAGGACTCGGTGACGCAGGTCATCGAGCAGCAGATGACAGGCCTCGACGGGCTCGACTATATCTCGTCTTCGTCCAGTTCGTCCGGCGAAGCCTCGATCACGCTGACCTTTGAAACCGGGACCGACCCGGACATTGCCCAGGTTCAGGTCCAGAACAAGCTGTCGCTCGCGACGCCGCTTCTTCCGGAACCGGTGCAGCGCCAGGGCGTGACGGTAAACAAGGCCAGCGCAGGCTTTCTATTGATCACGTCGCTCTATTCGCCAGATGGCACTTACGACCAGACCGATCTTGGCGACTATATCCGCAGCAACATGTACGACACCATCGGTCGTATCGACGGCGTTGGCCAGGTCCAGCTGTTCGGCTCCCAGTACGCGATGCGCATCTGGCTCGACCCCGACAAGATGACCCAGTTTGACCTTGTGCCGGGCGATGTTATAAATGCAATCCGCGCTCAAAACACGCAGGTGTCGGCTGGTTCGCTCGGCGGCGCGCCGGCTGTCGAAGGTCAGGAAATCAATGCGACAGTGACGCTCCAGTCACTGCTCAGTACGCCGGAAGAGTTCCGCAATCTCCTCCTGCGCACTACGCCCGAAGGCGGCTCGGTTCGCATCGGCGATGTGGCTGAAGTGGAGCTCGGCGCTGAACTCTACTCATTCACATCGAAGTTCAATGGGTATCCGGCATCGGGTTTTGCGGTCTCTCTCGCAACCGGCGCCAACGCCCTCGACACGGCGGAAGCGGTCAAAGCAGAGGTCGACCGTATCGCGGCGGACTTCCCCGAAGGCATTGAATTCGCTTTCCCGGTCGACTCCACGCCCTTTATCGAGACCTCCATTCACGAGGTTCAGAAGACACTGATGGAGGCGGTTGTTCTCGTCTTCCTCGTCATCTTTGTCTTCCTGCAGAGCCTGCGCGCATCCTTCATCCCCATGGTCGCTGTGCCGGTCGTGTTGCTTGGCGTCATGACGGTGCTGTTCGTCCTCGGCTTTTCGATCAATACGCTCACCATGTTCGCCATGGTGCTCGCCATCGGTCTCATTGTCGACGATGCCATCGTCGTGGTCGAGAACGTCGAACGCGTCATGGAAGAAGACGGTCTAGGCCCCGTGGAGGCGACCCGAAAATCCATGGGACAGATCACCGGTGCCCTTATCGGCATCGTGGTCGTGCTCTCTGCGGTCTTCATCCCAATGGCCTTCTTTCCCGGCTCTGCGGGTCTCATCTACCGCCAGTTCTCGGTGACCATCGTGTCGGCCATGGCGCTCTCCCTGGTGATCGCGCTCATCCTTTCGCCGGCGCTTTGTGCGACCATTTTGAAAAAGCCGAACCACGACAAGAAGCAGGGTTTTCTGGCAAAGCCGGCCGTCTGGTTCAATAACGGATTTGATCGTCTGCGTGACGGTTATGGTAGCGTTGTCGACCGTATCCTGCGCCGCCGCTGGATCTTTGCGGGAGTCTTCGCTGTCATTGTCGCGGTCATGGCGTTCGGCTTCGTGCGCCTGCCAACTTCCTTCCTTCCGCAAGAAGACCAGGGCCGTGTGATTTCGCTTGTGCAGCTGCCGCCGGGCTCCAGCATGGAGCGGACGGCGGAAGTCCTGAGTGACTTGAATGATTACTACCATGATACTCATGAAGACAGCATCGATGGCATTTTCACACTGGCCGGCTTCAGCTTTGCCGGACGCGGTCAGAACAATGGTATTGCCTTCGCCGCGTTGAATGACTGGTCAGAGCGTACTGGTCCGGGCCAATCTGCGTCTGCCATCGCTGGCGCCGCGACCGGCTATTTCAGCCAGAACACCGACGCTCAGATCTTCGCCATCGTGCCTCCGCCGATCCAGGAACTTGGTAACGCGTCAGGCTTCGACATGTATCTTCAGGATACCGGCGGTGCTGGGCATGACGCGCTGATCCAGGCCCAGGGACAACTTCTGGGCATGGCCAGTCAGCAGCCTGAGCTGGTGGGTGTGCGTCCAAACGGCCTTGCTGACGGTCCGCAATTCAACATCAATATCGACTACCAGAAAGCGCAGGCTTTCGGCGTCGATACCTCAAACATCACCAGCCTGCTGTCGACGGCTTTCGGCGGTACCTATGTCAACGACTTCATTGACCGTGGGCGCATCAAACGCGTCTATGTTCAAGGTGAAGCAACTGACCGGATGCAGCCTGACGATCTTGGCCAGTGGTATGTTCGCAATCAGACAGGCCAGATGGCGCCGCTCGAAGAATTCGTGACCAGCGAGTGGACCTTTGGGTCACCGCAGCTGCAACGCTATAACGGCTTTCCTGCGCTCAATGTTCAGGGTGGGCCTGCGCCGGGCGTCAGTTCCGGTGTGGCGATGGGCAAGATGGAAGAGCTGGTTGGCCAACTGCAACCCGGTATAAGCATGGAATGGACAGGTATCAGTAAGCAGGAGAGAGAGGCCGGCAACCAGGCCACGCTCCTCTACATCATCTCCCTTCTGTTCGTCTTCCTCTGCCTTGCGGCGCTCTATGAGAGCTGGACCGTGCCGGTTGCTGTGCTTCTGACGGCGCCACTTGGCGTTGCAGGTGCCGTCCTCGCGGCTCATCTTCGCGGACTCGACAATGACGTCTTCTTCCAGGTGGCCCTTCTGACCACGGTCGGTCTTGCCTCGAAGAACGCCATCCTGATCATCGAGTTCGCCCGGAATCTGGAGAAGCAGGGCATCGGCCTGATCAAGGCCGTCGAGGAAGCTGTCCGGATGCGGCTTCGCCCGATCCTGATGACAAGCTTTGCCTTTGGCTTCGGTGTGCTGCCGCTTGCAATCAGCTCCGGGGCAGGGGCCGCTGGACGCCAGGCCATCGGCACGGCCGTGCTTGGCGGCCTTATCGTCTCGGTTGTGTTCGGCCTGCTGTTTGCACCGCTATTCTATGTGATGATCCGAAAGCTGACGGGCGAGAAGCCCCTTGGCCGACAAACCGGAGAGGAAGCCTCCGCATGA
- a CDS encoding efflux RND transporter periplasmic adaptor subunit, whose product MILPVSSPDILTRVAARRVIAGALAGASLLALSACGGDDPAAAEPQQQAMQQQASRVEVIKAEPASVESVRTLPGRTTPFAQAEIRPQVTGLIQNRLFTEGEQVKAGQPLYQIDSAEYYSAVESAKAGLARAEASAATAQETAGRFQRLADIDAVSQQSYDEAVAESKQAAAEVGIQRAALERAKIDLARTNVRAPIDGQIGRSSVTPGALVTANQATPLARILQLDPIYVDMTASSAEVLRWKQDVANGEIRTLGETASVPVTVRFEDGSAYQHRGQIEFTEVSVDQEAGTVIIRAQVPNPDGLLLPGMFVKSEFAAGSYNGVYLVPQRAVQRTPKGDGYVFVASQEGTAQRKDVKIQESSGANWIVTDGLSPGDQVIVSGFQNVRDGAPVNVIGTQTDELASVNAGASQSTPE is encoded by the coding sequence ATGATCCTCCCGGTTTCCTCCCCTGATATATTGACCCGTGTGGCAGCTCGCCGAGTGATAGCTGGCGCGCTTGCGGGCGCGTCGCTTCTGGCGCTGAGCGCTTGCGGCGGCGATGATCCTGCCGCAGCTGAACCGCAACAACAGGCGATGCAGCAGCAAGCCTCACGCGTCGAAGTGATAAAAGCCGAGCCAGCCTCCGTCGAGAGCGTGCGCACCCTGCCGGGACGTACGACGCCTTTTGCCCAAGCGGAAATTCGTCCGCAGGTAACGGGCTTGATTCAGAACAGATTGTTTACTGAGGGCGAGCAGGTCAAAGCTGGTCAGCCGCTTTATCAGATCGATTCCGCGGAATATTACTCCGCTGTTGAAAGCGCGAAGGCCGGTTTGGCCCGCGCTGAAGCGTCTGCCGCGACCGCTCAGGAAACCGCCGGTCGTTTTCAGCGCCTCGCTGATATCGACGCCGTTAGCCAGCAGTCCTATGACGAAGCTGTCGCGGAATCGAAACAGGCGGCTGCAGAGGTCGGCATTCAGCGCGCTGCGCTTGAACGCGCCAAGATCGATCTCGCGCGGACAAATGTTCGCGCCCCAATCGATGGCCAGATTGGCCGATCCTCAGTCACACCGGGTGCGCTGGTTACAGCAAACCAGGCGACACCTCTTGCCCGGATCCTGCAACTTGATCCGATCTATGTCGACATGACGGCATCAAGCGCCGAAGTGTTGCGCTGGAAGCAGGATGTCGCAAATGGCGAGATTCGCACGCTGGGTGAGACGGCGAGCGTGCCGGTTACCGTCCGGTTCGAGGATGGGTCTGCCTATCAACACCGTGGCCAGATCGAATTTACGGAAGTCAGCGTCGACCAGGAAGCCGGTACGGTCATCATCCGGGCTCAGGTTCCAAATCCCGACGGTTTGCTTCTTCCGGGCATGTTCGTGAAATCAGAGTTTGCTGCAGGGTCCTATAATGGGGTGTATCTCGTTCCGCAGCGGGCCGTTCAGCGCACGCCGAAGGGCGATGGCTATGTCTTTGTTGCGAGCCAGGAGGGCACGGCACAACGCAAGGATGTCAAGATTCAGGAATCCAGTGGAGCGAACTGGATCGTCACCGACGGTCTTTCGCCCGGCGACCAAGTGATCGTGAGTGGCTTCCAGAATGTCAGGGACGGCGCTCCGGTCAATGTCATCGGAACGCAAACCGACGAACTGGCTTCGGTCAATGCTGGCGCCAGCCAGTCGACCCCGGAATAA
- a CDS encoding TetR/AcrR family transcriptional regulator, which produces MTGAEKRREARCDQVLDAASACFVAHGFHGAGMAKIAKRAKMSVGHIYHYFESKEAIIAALVDRESELVAERFAELESLPSDELAAAMVNRAEDIVATKSDAFQSALNLEIQAEAQRNPQIAAIIQSHDTHVRSLLSNMISNKLGLTDADTRTELLMSLFGGLASRVLRNPSLQRDELIPLFKELMQTLLHEPVNS; this is translated from the coding sequence ATGACAGGGGCAGAAAAGCGGCGCGAAGCGCGGTGCGACCAGGTGTTGGACGCAGCGTCCGCCTGCTTCGTCGCGCACGGATTTCATGGTGCAGGCATGGCCAAGATCGCCAAACGCGCCAAGATGAGCGTCGGTCACATCTACCACTACTTCGAAAGCAAAGAGGCGATCATCGCTGCGCTTGTCGATCGTGAATCCGAACTGGTTGCTGAGCGCTTCGCGGAACTGGAATCGCTGCCGAGTGACGAGTTGGCAGCCGCTATGGTCAATCGAGCCGAGGATATTGTGGCCACGAAGTCAGATGCATTCCAGTCTGCTCTCAACCTCGAAATCCAAGCCGAGGCACAGCGCAACCCTCAGATTGCGGCGATTATCCAATCGCACGACACGCACGTACGGTCTCTCCTGTCCAACATGATTAGCAATAAACTTGGCCTGACTGATGCTGACACCCGCACGGAATTGCTGATGTCTCTTTTTGGTGGATTGGCGTCCCGCGTCCTGAGAAACCCGTCCCTACAGCGCGACGAGCTCATTCCGCTATTCAAGGAGCTGATGCAGACGCTCCTCCACGAACCGGTTAATTCCTGA
- a CDS encoding exopolysaccharide biosynthesis protein: MTSSTDDPLENVLDRAIEDTDGDKVTFGDLLDLFGHRSFGPVVAFLGLLVVIPPLGAIPGLPAVIGVVIILFSVQIVLGADHIWVPGFIENRSIEKKKLEEAEDRTKKWLKRIDRMISERLGFLTGPWATYIAAIIVTILAALMIPLELVPFAVAAPGLAITIFGLAFVARDGVLMLIGYILAAIAAGLTVFMVPWGTFAGWFGA, translated from the coding sequence ATGACTTCCTCAACTGACGATCCACTCGAAAACGTGCTCGACCGAGCCATTGAGGATACGGACGGCGATAAGGTCACGTTCGGTGATCTGCTGGATCTGTTTGGCCACCGGTCGTTCGGTCCTGTCGTCGCCTTTCTAGGATTGCTCGTCGTCATTCCGCCCCTCGGGGCGATCCCGGGTCTGCCGGCCGTGATCGGCGTCGTCATCATCCTTTTCAGCGTTCAGATCGTCCTCGGTGCCGACCACATCTGGGTGCCAGGCTTCATCGAAAACCGGTCGATCGAAAAGAAGAAGCTGGAGGAAGCTGAGGACCGCACCAAGAAGTGGCTGAAGCGAATTGATCGCATGATATCCGAGCGTCTGGGATTTCTGACCGGCCCTTGGGCGACTTACATCGCAGCAATCATCGTCACAATACTGGCCGCACTGATGATCCCACTGGAACTCGTTCCTTTCGCAGTCGCTGCGCCGGGGCTTGCCATCACGATTTTCGGCTTGGCCTTCGTCGCGCGTGACGGCGTGCTCATGCTGATCGGCTATATCCTCGCCGCGATTGCGGCCGGGCTGACCGTGTTCATGGTTCCCTGGGGCACTTTTGCGGGCTGGTTCGGGGCTTAA
- a CDS encoding TetR/AcrR family transcriptional regulator, with protein MPVKYPLRSKRKAETRRKLVQAAQSVFFAKGYDEATLDEIADAAGVHVQTLYRHFATKQELASAGDNHYYHLFAEWLEERDPDSTAFDVWRGWLKWSYGGLVASGSFSYREFIRTRHANPSILGELSRIRVQYEDRLCELLAEDFGMSGEQGGMPRLVAGMLLSGSSYVQRRYDEGEIDLVAEAVETVDLAEKLCAPLMAKKA; from the coding sequence ATGCCCGTCAAATACCCTCTTAGATCCAAACGAAAAGCGGAAACACGGCGCAAGCTTGTGCAGGCGGCGCAGTCTGTGTTTTTCGCCAAAGGGTATGATGAGGCGACGCTCGATGAGATCGCCGATGCCGCTGGAGTCCACGTTCAGACCCTGTACCGCCACTTCGCGACCAAACAGGAACTCGCGAGCGCCGGCGACAATCATTATTATCACTTGTTTGCCGAGTGGCTTGAGGAGCGCGACCCCGACAGCACGGCCTTCGACGTCTGGCGCGGCTGGCTGAAATGGTCGTATGGAGGGCTGGTTGCGAGCGGCAGCTTTTCCTACCGTGAATTTATAAGAACCCGTCACGCCAACCCATCTATCCTTGGAGAGCTGTCGCGCATTCGTGTGCAGTATGAAGATCGCCTGTGCGAGCTGTTGGCCGAAGACTTTGGAATGTCAGGAGAGCAGGGCGGCATGCCACGTCTGGTGGCGGGGATGCTCTTGTCCGGAAGTTCATATGTGCAGCGCCGCTACGATGAGGGCGAGATTGATCTGGTCGCTGAAGCTGTGGAAACGGTCGATCTCGCCGAGAAGCTCTGCGCGCCGCTGATGGCGAAGAAAGCTTAA